A region of Thermobifida halotolerans DNA encodes the following proteins:
- a CDS encoding TetR family transcriptional regulator, with the protein MAEVDERSGLSLRARKQLRTRDAIVEAAMGLFAERGFEAVTVNEIAERAEVGRTTFFRYFTDKQEVLFAEDGVLLDALTAEIERAASPLAPIGDSLEDSLAVAHAGVREVAARIARSEWKSVRERLIRDNPALTARNLLKEQRYVQTATDLLTRYGATPETATLAVGTAVACYRTALVAAESGRTGLTEAMEAAFRRITAARPTG; encoded by the coding sequence GTGGCAGAAGTGGACGAGCGCAGCGGTCTCTCACTCCGCGCACGAAAACAGCTCCGCACCAGGGACGCGATCGTCGAGGCGGCCATGGGCCTGTTCGCCGAGCGCGGCTTCGAGGCGGTCACGGTGAACGAGATCGCCGAACGCGCCGAGGTCGGACGCACCACCTTCTTCCGGTACTTCACCGACAAGCAGGAGGTTCTCTTCGCCGAGGACGGAGTGCTGCTGGACGCGCTCACCGCGGAGATCGAACGGGCCGCCTCCCCCCTGGCCCCCATCGGTGACTCGCTGGAGGACTCCCTCGCCGTCGCCCACGCGGGCGTGCGGGAGGTCGCGGCGCGCATCGCCCGGTCGGAGTGGAAGAGCGTGCGCGAGCGGCTGATCCGGGACAACCCCGCGCTGACCGCGCGCAACCTGCTGAAGGAACAGCGCTACGTCCAGACCGCCACCGACCTGCTCACCCGGTACGGAGCCACCCCCGAGACCGCGACCCTCGCCGTGGGGACGGCCGTGGCGTGCTACCGCACGGCGCTGGTCGCCGCGGAGAGCGGCCGGACCGGCCTCACAGAGGCCATGGAAGCGGCCTTCCGCCGGATCACCGCCGCGCGCCCCACCGGGTGA
- a CDS encoding YajQ family cyclic di-GMP-binding protein has protein sequence MAAESSFDIVSKLDRQEVDNAVNQTGRELSQRFDFKGTGSTISWSGEHAVEIKSTSEERAKAALDVFKDKLVKRGVSLKVLDAPDEPRVSGKEYRLPIALKEGISSENAKKISKMIRDEFPKGVKAQIQGDELRVSSKKKDDLQAVITMLKNSDLDVALQFVNFR, from the coding sequence GTGGCTGCCGAATCCAGCTTCGACATCGTCTCCAAACTCGACCGGCAGGAGGTGGACAACGCGGTCAACCAGACCGGCCGGGAACTGTCCCAGCGCTTCGACTTCAAGGGGACGGGCTCGACCATCTCCTGGTCCGGCGAACACGCGGTGGAGATCAAGTCGACCTCCGAGGAGCGCGCCAAGGCCGCGCTCGACGTGTTCAAGGACAAGCTGGTCAAGCGGGGCGTCTCCCTGAAGGTTCTGGACGCTCCCGACGAACCGAGGGTGTCGGGCAAGGAGTACCGCCTGCCGATCGCGCTCAAGGAGGGCATCAGCTCCGAGAACGCCAAGAAGATCTCCAAGATGATCCGGGACGAGTTCCCCAAGGGCGTCAAGGCGCAGATCCAGGGCGACGAACTGCGGGTCAGCTCCAAGAAGAAGGACGACCTCCAGGCGGTCATCACCATGCTGAAGAACAGCGACCTGGACGTGGCACTGCAGTTCGTGAACTTCCGGTAG
- a CDS encoding SDR family NAD(P)-dependent oxidoreductase, with the protein MNATRSVLVTGASSGLGRHAAADLAKAGWHVVLGCRDVQRGADAAAWIRGRHPDASLEVLEMDLASLASVRSAAPRLASADRPPLHAVVCNAGVQVVDGIRRSADGHELTFATNHLGHFLLVRLLLDHIAEPGRVVFVASNTHLGPEHSYGFPGPVWADPIRLADPERSPVDGSPKGGRQRYATSKLANVYTTYELARRLGERRITANAFDPGLMPQTGLSRDYPPLLRRIYLALAPVMIRLLSRAYSVEDAASALAWLVDSPEPAEVTGGYFVLRRQQPSSPESYDQERAAELWRASEELTGVRV; encoded by the coding sequence ATGAACGCGACCAGATCCGTGCTCGTCACCGGCGCGTCGTCCGGCCTCGGCAGGCACGCCGCGGCCGACTTGGCCAAAGCGGGCTGGCACGTGGTGCTGGGCTGCCGCGACGTACAGCGGGGAGCGGACGCCGCGGCGTGGATCCGCGGTCGGCACCCCGACGCGAGCCTGGAGGTCCTCGAGATGGACCTCGCCTCCCTGGCCTCGGTGAGATCGGCGGCGCCGCGACTCGCGTCGGCGGACCGGCCGCCGCTGCACGCCGTGGTCTGCAACGCGGGGGTCCAGGTGGTCGACGGCATCCGGAGGTCCGCCGACGGCCACGAACTGACCTTCGCCACCAACCACCTGGGCCATTTCCTGCTGGTCCGACTGCTGCTCGACCACATCGCCGAACCGGGGCGCGTGGTGTTCGTCGCCAGCAACACCCACCTCGGCCCGGAGCACAGCTACGGCTTCCCCGGGCCGGTGTGGGCGGATCCGATCCGGCTCGCCGACCCCGAGCGCTCCCCCGTGGACGGCTCCCCGAAGGGCGGTCGGCAGCGCTACGCCACCTCCAAGCTCGCCAACGTCTACACCACCTACGAGCTGGCCCGTCGCCTGGGCGAGCGGCGGATCACCGCCAACGCCTTCGACCCGGGGCTGATGCCGCAGACCGGCCTGTCCCGCGACTATCCGCCGCTGCTGCGGCGGATCTACCTGGCGCTGGCCCCGGTGATGATCCGTCTGCTGTCCCGCGCGTACTCGGTGGAGGACGCGGCCTCCGCCCTGGCCTGGCTGGTGGACTCCCCCGAACCGGCCGAGGTGACCGGCGGCTACTTCGTGCTCAGGCGGCAGCAGCCCAGCTCCCCGGAGTCCTACGACCAGGAGCGCGCGGCCGAGCTGTGGCGCGCCTCAGAGGAGCTGACCGGCGTGCGGGTCTGA